From Sceloporus undulatus isolate JIND9_A2432 ecotype Alabama chromosome 6, SceUnd_v1.1, whole genome shotgun sequence, one genomic window encodes:
- the CLDN25 gene encoding putative claudin-25 yields MAWHHSTIVQFVGLTLSFLGWALSCVTTYVPAWKKRGLQLNDLEIWTMGLWRVCIAHEGKTMECKSHDSFLALPLEIKVSRIIMVTSNVMGFLGIILSFSGSNCVRTRDQNPGSTKQLLVPGGIVLCLSGMATLAPVSWTAYNIVQEFWDKTVPQIVSRWDFGDALFLGWFSGFFLILGGFIIICSACYPVTRKPPRQLAVQQKLKRQKSPMLPNHYQNSTLRNAYLVI; encoded by the coding sequence ATGGCTTGGCATCACAGCACCATCGTTCAGTTTGTGGGACTGACTCTCTCCTTCCTCGGGTGGGCCTTGTCGTGCGTCACCACTTACGTGCCGGCGTGGAAAAAACGCGGCTTACAACTCAACGATCTCGAAATCTGGACCATGGGCCTCTGGCGGGTCTGCATTGCTCACGAGGGAAAGACCATGGAGTGCAAAAGCCATGACTCTTTCCTAGCCCTACCCTTGGAAATCAAGGTCTCCAGGATCATCATGGTGACCTCCAACGTAATGGGATTTCTTGGGATCATCCTTTCTTTCTCAGGGTCAAACTGTGTGAGGACGAGAGACCAAAACCCAGGATCGACAAAACAGCTTTTGGTTCCTGGTGGGATTGTCTTGTGCCTTTCAGGAATGGCAACTCTTGCGCCCGTCTCCTGGACCGCCTACAACATTGTGCAAGAATTTTGGGATAAAACTGTACCACAGATTGTATCAAGATGGGACTTCGGCGATGCTTTATTCTTGGGCTGGTTTTCTGGATTCTTCCTTATATTAGGCGGCTTTATTATCATCTGCTCTGCCTGTTATCCAGTGACCAGGAAGCCACCAAGGCAGTTAGCTGTCCAGCAGAAGCTCAAGAGGCAAAAGTCACCCATGCTGCCAAATCATTATCAGAATTCAACGCTGAGGAATGCATACCTTGTTATCTAA